Proteins found in one Elephas maximus indicus isolate mEleMax1 chromosome 11, mEleMax1 primary haplotype, whole genome shotgun sequence genomic segment:
- the CABYR gene encoding calcium-binding tyrosine phosphorylation-regulated protein isoform X2 has protein sequence MISSKPRLVVPYGLKTLLEGVSRAVLKTNPANITQFAAIYFKELILFREGNTSMDIKELVKQFHQIKVEKWSEGTIQEKKPECVKEPERASVIPPEPTRKEKSTDTEEDNIAKPLFSNKTTQFPSVHAELSEHVDVPEIVSGSSSKPSTPKVTTPPSSPSPAAVPPEFAYVPADPAQFAAQMLAIAASEAGQPPPYSNMWTLYCLADMNQQSRPSPPPAPGPFPQATLYLSNPKDPQFLQHPPKVTSPAYVMMDDTQKTGAPPFILVGSNVQEAQDWRPLPGHAVVSQSDTLKRYAAVQVPIAVPADQKFQKHTPNAQNASPPPSGQDAPRPQSPVFLSVAFPVEDVAKKSSGSGDKRTPFGSYGIAGEITVTTAHVRRAET, from the exons ATGATTTCTTCAAAGCCCAGACTTGTCGTGCCCTATGGCCTCAAGACTCTACTGGAGGGGGTTAGCAGAGCCGTTCTCAAAACCAATCCGGCAAACATCACCCAGTTCGCtgcaatttattttaaagaacttaTTTTGTTTCGAGAAG GAAACACTTCCATGGATATAAAAGAACTGGTTAAACAATTTCATCAGATTAAAG TTGAGAAGTGGTCAGAAGGAACGATACAAGAGAAGAAACCAGAATGTGTAAAAGAGCCAGAAAGAGCGTCTGTAATTCCCCCAGAACCTACACGGAAGGAAAAGTCTACGGACACAGAGGAGGACAATATAGCCAAGCCACTATTCAGCAACAAAACCACCCAGTTTCCATCAGTGCATGCCGAACTCTCAGAGCACGTGGACGTACCTGAAATAGTTTCTGGTTCTTCTTCCAAACCGTCCACTCCTAAGGTTACCACCCCACCCTCATCACCATCTCCAGCAGCTGTCCCACCAGAGTTTGCCTATGTCCCAGCTGACCCAGCTCAGTTTGCTGCCCAGATGTTAG cgatAGCAGCAAGCGAAGCAGGACAACCACCACCATATTCTAACATGTGGACCCTTTATTGTCTAGCTGATATGAACCAACAAAGCCGCCCATCACCGCCACCTGCACCGGGGCCTTTTCCCCAGGCAACCCTCTATTTATCTAACCCTAAGGATCCACAGTTTCTGCAGCATCCACCGAAAGTTACTTCTCCAGCCTATGTGATGATGGACGACACCCAGAAGACCGGTGCCCCACCCTTTATTTTAGTAGGCTCGAACGTCCAGGAAGCGCAGGACTGGAGACCTCTTCCTGGACATGCTGTTGTTTCACAGTCAGATACCTTGAAGAGATATGCTGCAGTCCAAGTCCCCATTGCTGTTCCTGCAGATCAGAAATTCCAGAAACATACCCCAAATGCCCAGAATGCTAGTCCTCCTCCAAGTGGACAAGATGCCCCCCGACCACAAAGCCcggtttttctttctgttgctttCCCAGTAGAAGATGTAGCCAAAAAAAGTTCAGGATCTGGTGACAAACGTACACCCTTTGGAAGTTACGGTATTGCTGGAGAAATTACCGTGACTACTGCCCATGTTCGCAGAGCAGAAACTTAA
- the CABYR gene encoding calcium-binding tyrosine phosphorylation-regulated protein isoform X1, with translation MISSKPRLVVPYGLKTLLEGVSRAVLKTNPANITQFAAIYFKELILFREGNTSMDIKELVKQFHQIKVEKWSEGTIQEKKPECVKEPERASVIPPEPTRKEKSTDTEEDNIAKPLFSNKTTQFPSVHAELSEHVDVPEIVSGSSSKPSTPKVTTPPSSPSPAAVPPEFAYVPADPAQFAAQMLGKISSVHSDQSDVLMVDVATSMPALPEEVLSSEAVEDTVVSPLVCSGEVVAMQVLSQTSVHVDLGPKPKDDKAEPSTASPLPLQDEQEPPAYDQAPEVAFQADIEVTSTLHISSIYNDVPVTEGVFVEQMPEQIVIPFTDQVACLKENEQSPPVSPKPVATKTASGMSAKSVNSAKLVVQLEDEEKRASSVHLEAEGTVLLSDTSLKGLQEVAAQPLHAEGSVQSVGSEKSLHLEVEFSAVVPDDPGQDESWGHSAPLEMEVKPVFSGGSAKDVRSSTSVESSSGSPNPVPEGLKEPEIEPEGEAAPE, from the exons ATGATTTCTTCAAAGCCCAGACTTGTCGTGCCCTATGGCCTCAAGACTCTACTGGAGGGGGTTAGCAGAGCCGTTCTCAAAACCAATCCGGCAAACATCACCCAGTTCGCtgcaatttattttaaagaacttaTTTTGTTTCGAGAAG GAAACACTTCCATGGATATAAAAGAACTGGTTAAACAATTTCATCAGATTAAAG TTGAGAAGTGGTCAGAAGGAACGATACAAGAGAAGAAACCAGAATGTGTAAAAGAGCCAGAAAGAGCGTCTGTAATTCCCCCAGAACCTACACGGAAGGAAAAGTCTACGGACACAGAGGAGGACAATATAGCCAAGCCACTATTCAGCAACAAAACCACCCAGTTTCCATCAGTGCATGCCGAACTCTCAGAGCACGTGGACGTACCTGAAATAGTTTCTGGTTCTTCTTCCAAACCGTCCACTCCTAAGGTTACCACCCCACCCTCATCACCATCTCCAGCAGCTGTCCCACCAGAGTTTGCCTATGTCCCAGCTGACCCAGCTCAGTTTGCTGCCCAGATGTTAGGTAAAATTTCATCTGTTCATTCTGATCAATCTGACGTTTTAATGGTGGATGTGGCAACAAGTATGCCTGCTCTTCCCGAGGAGGTGCTGAGCTCAGAGGCTGTTGAAGATACGGTGGTGTCCCCTCTTGTGTGTTCTGGAGAGGTGGTAGCAATGCAGGTTCTGAGCCAAACATCTGTCCATGTAGATCTAGGTCCTAAACCCAAAGACGATAAGGCTGAACCATCAACGGCTTCCCCACTCCCCTTGCAGGATGAACAAGAACCTCCTGCTTATGATCAAGCTCCTGAGGTCGCTTTTCAGGCTGATATTGAGGTTACATCAACCCTTCATATATCATCTATATATAATGATGTGCCTGTGACTGAAGGAGTTTTTGTCGAGCAAATGCCAGAACAGATAGTTATCCCTTTTACTGATCAAGTTGCTTGTCTTAAAGAAAATGAGCAGTCACCACCAGTTAGTCCAAAACCTGTAGCAACCAAGACAGCCTCAGGCATGTCTGCAAAATCAGTAAATTCCGCAAAACTTGTGGTACAGTTGGAGGACGAAGAAAAACGTGCGTCCTCAGTACACTTGGAGGCAGaaggaacagttctgctctctgACACCTCTTTGAAAGGTCTGCAAGAGGTGGCTGCACAACCCCTGCACGCAGAGGGCTCTGTCCAGTCAGTGGGTTCTGAGAAATCTCTGCACCTTGAAGTGGAGTTCAGTGCTGTAGTCCCTGACGATCCTGGGCAGGATGAGTCATGGGGACACTCTGCCCCCCTGGAGATGGAGGTCAAACCTGTGTTCTCTGGGGGATCTGCAAAAGATGTACGCTCAAGTACATCTGTAGAATCATCCAGTGGCTCCCCCAATCCTGTTCCAGAAGGTCTTAAAGAACCAGAAATCGAACCGGAAGGGGAAGCAGCACCTGAATAA